In one window of Ruminococcus albus AD2013 DNA:
- a CDS encoding AMP-binding protein, producing MSEMNDFYKQFVNVEVDEKGTLKKFELNLKDDFNFGYDVIDELARRYPDKKMLHWVNDHGGEREFTYAEMSRLSNQCANMMLAHGVKKGDMLLAVLKRHYEFWILAYGLIKIGCILIPATSQLMPKDYVYRFNAAGVKYVCATYFDEVADRIDTACKKYDGIKEKFICRGQKDGWTDFMAELSKYPDTLEKQEMSKNDYMLAYFSSGTTGQPKMAIHANAYAAGSITTAKYWHHVDETSIHLTVSESGWAKCAWGKMFGQLICGAEEFIYDMDRFHPDKMLKVLQDYNITSFCAPPTMYRFFIKEGLGNYDLSGIKYSCIAGEALNAEVFNRWKEYTGLELMEGFGQTESVVIVANFYGMKPKPGSMGKPSPLYDVDIIRKDGTSCDVGETGEIIIRAERGKHPALFKEYYNNPELTDNAWRGGIYHTGDTAYRDEDGYFWYVGRTDDLIKASGYRIGPFEIESILMEHPSVMEVAVTAADDEIRGKVVKATIVLAKGYTGSPELVKELQTYVKKSTAPYKYPRIIEFVDELPKTDSGKIRRVEIRDNDHRKYEEAHNN from the coding sequence ATGTCCGAGATGAACGATTTTTATAAACAGTTCGTCAATGTAGAGGTTGACGAGAAAGGCACGCTTAAAAAGTTCGAGCTGAATCTGAAAGATGATTTCAACTTTGGTTATGACGTTATCGACGAACTTGCAAGGCGCTATCCCGATAAAAAGATGCTTCACTGGGTAAACGACCACGGCGGTGAGAGGGAATTCACCTATGCAGAGATGAGCAGACTGTCAAACCAGTGCGCCAATATGATGCTGGCTCACGGCGTTAAAAAGGGCGATATGCTGCTGGCAGTGCTGAAAAGACATTACGAGTTCTGGATACTGGCTTACGGTCTTATAAAGATAGGATGCATACTTATCCCTGCGACTTCTCAGCTGATGCCCAAGGACTATGTATACCGTTTCAATGCGGCGGGTGTGAAGTACGTCTGCGCTACTTATTTTGATGAAGTTGCGGATCGTATAGATACAGCCTGCAAAAAGTACGATGGCATAAAGGAGAAATTCATCTGCCGCGGACAGAAAGATGGCTGGACAGATTTTATGGCGGAATTGTCCAAATATCCCGACACTCTTGAAAAGCAGGAAATGTCCAAAAACGACTATATGCTGGCATATTTCAGCTCAGGAACAACAGGTCAGCCAAAGATGGCTATCCATGCTAACGCTTATGCGGCAGGTTCAATAACCACTGCAAAGTACTGGCACCATGTTGATGAAACTTCCATTCACCTGACAGTTTCCGAGTCGGGCTGGGCAAAATGCGCATGGGGCAAGATGTTCGGTCAGCTGATATGCGGAGCTGAAGAATTCATATATGATATGGACAGATTCCACCCCGACAAGATGCTGAAAGTTTTGCAGGACTACAATATAACTTCATTCTGCGCTCCGCCCACTATGTACAGGTTCTTTATAAAGGAAGGTCTGGGCAATTACGACCTTTCGGGCATAAAGTACAGCTGTATCGCAGGTGAGGCACTTAATGCAGAGGTATTCAACCGCTGGAAGGAGTACACTGGTCTGGAACTGATGGAAGGCTTCGGACAGACCGAGAGCGTTGTTATCGTTGCGAATTTCTACGGAATGAAGCCCAAACCCGGTTCCATGGGCAAGCCCTCGCCTCTTTACGATGTTGATATCATCCGCAAGGACGGCACCAGCTGTGATGTTGGTGAAACAGGCGAGATAATCATAAGGGCTGAAAGAGGAAAGCATCCCGCACTCTTCAAGGAGTATTACAACAATCCCGAACTTACCGACAACGCATGGCGCGGCGGCATCTACCATACAGGTGATACTGCTTACCGCGACGAGGACGGATATTTCTGGTATGTTGGAAGAACCGACGACCTTATAAAGGCATCAGGCTACCGTATAGGACCTTTCGAGATAGAGAGCATACTTATGGAACATCCCTCAGTAATGGAAGTTGCTGTTACTGCCGCCGATGACGAGATACGCGGCAAGGTCGTTAAAGCGACTATCGTGCTTGCAAAGGGTTATACTGGTTCTCCCGAACTTGTAAAAGAATTGCAGACTTATGTAAAGAAGTCCACTGCGCCATACAAGTACCCCCGTATCATCGAATTTGTTGATGAACTTCCCAAGACCGACAGCGGTAAGATACGCCGTGTTGAGATAAGGGACAACGACCACAGAAAGTATGAGGAAGCTCATAATAACTGA
- a CDS encoding MotA/TolQ/ExbB proton channel family protein — translation MKLISVIFMNLLGYDILIFFAAFFTAVVYRRLKHSADKLYKKMHLTVFVPDGGASRREADKDISGIREQDIVAMRNHTGKLYSLFVNLTGIFPLLGILGTVISLLSLVSDSTNVTGNFYGALTSTFWGLVFAIIFKFLDGIVSAKIEDNEKSVELYLTRNFRNRQEDVEPDPAPTPRKVSTIKEKPAVMEEYKSTVSPKKSLKMMGSLFGITDDDEDIPEYKEETQKSGSSKKGVALLNELFGMSEGDEDEEK, via the coding sequence ATGAAACTCATTTCGGTAATATTCATGAACCTTTTGGGTTATGATATACTTATATTTTTTGCGGCTTTTTTTACAGCAGTGGTATATCGCCGTCTGAAGCATTCGGCTGATAAACTGTACAAAAAAATGCACTTGACGGTCTTCGTTCCGGATGGCGGAGCATCACGGCGAGAAGCTGACAAGGACATATCGGGAATTAGAGAGCAGGATATAGTGGCGATGAGGAACCACACGGGCAAGCTGTATTCGCTGTTCGTGAACCTTACGGGAATATTCCCTCTGCTGGGAATACTCGGCACGGTAATTTCCCTGCTGAGTCTTGTTTCGGACAGCACCAATGTTACGGGCAATTTCTACGGCGCACTGACTTCCACATTCTGGGGTCTGGTGTTCGCTATAATATTCAAGTTCCTTGACGGCATAGTTTCCGCTAAGATAGAGGACAACGAAAAGAGCGTTGAACTTTATCTTACAAGAAATTTCCGCAACAGGCAGGAGGACGTTGAGCCCGATCCTGCACCGACACCGAGAAAAGTCAGCACCATAAAGGAAAAGCCCGCGGTGATGGAGGAGTATAAAAGCACTGTTTCACCGAAGAAGAGCCTGAAAATGATGGGCAGTCTTTTCGGTATCACAGATGACGATGAGGATATCCCCGAGTATAAGGAAGAAACGCAGAAAAGCGGGTCGTCAAAAAAGGGCGTAGCTCTGCTGAATGAGCTTTTCGGAATGTCCGAGGGTGATGAAGATGAGGAAAAATAA
- a CDS encoding HAD family hydrolase: MKKLYIFDLDGTLADSLCDLADSVNIVLERHGFPTHDTEKYKYFVGNGAVKLIERVLPEDRRTPEVIQAVHAEYSKVYAERMLCKTKPYDGIKELLAELKGRGCKLAVASNKPDDCTVNVVESLFGKDIFDTIHGKREGVPTKPSPDIMYQIMEELGFEPDECIHSGDSNVDVATAHNAGIECIGCTWGFRTEEELITAGADHIVRTPKDILKY, from the coding sequence ATGAAAAAGCTTTATATATTCGATCTTGACGGCACGCTGGCGGATTCGCTTTGCGATCTGGCAGATTCGGTAAATATCGTGCTGGAGAGACATGGTTTTCCCACTCATGATACCGAAAAATACAAGTACTTCGTCGGCAACGGCGCAGTGAAACTGATAGAGCGCGTCCTCCCGGAAGATAGGCGCACCCCCGAGGTGATACAGGCTGTTCACGCAGAGTATTCTAAGGTATATGCCGAGAGGATGCTGTGCAAGACCAAGCCCTATGATGGCATAAAAGAATTACTTGCTGAACTGAAAGGGCGTGGCTGTAAGCTGGCTGTGGCTTCAAACAAGCCTGATGACTGTACTGTCAATGTGGTTGAATCGCTCTTCGGAAAGGATATTTTCGACACCATACACGGCAAGCGCGAGGGAGTACCAACCAAGCCCTCACCTGATATAATGTATCAGATAATGGAAGAACTTGGCTTTGAACCCGATGAATGTATACATTCGGGGGATTCAAATGTAGATGTGGCTACAGCCCACAATGCGGGTATAGAATGTATCGGCTGTACGTGGGGATTCCGTACCGAGGAAGAACTGATAACAGCGGGAGCAGACCATATAGTCCGCACACCAAAAGATATACTGAAATACTGA